One genomic region from Ralstonia pseudosolanacearum encodes:
- a CDS encoding type II secretion system F family protein, with protein MKFEVRALHGDAMVSVIIDAVSEREARQQAQQQRLKPVSVRRIAAAAGPLAGRRHDFSLLLFSQELLTLLEAGLSVFEALETLHEKEKRPFSRSVLASVLARLSEGKPLSTAFGEMPELFPALYTSIIRTAERTSNLPQSLSRYVEYQTRLDGVRAKIASASIYPMVLAVVGAAVMLFLLGYVVPRFAVVYQGTGRELPALSALLLAWGTWVGQHQAIALACFVGGGAGLGAAVRSLRRGGAFLRWCARLPGMRERIHAYQLARFYLTLGMLLEGGMPIVAAMELVKALLPPELRSAASRSTARIARGESLSSAMEQEALSTSVVSRMLRVGEQSGRMGEMMIRAAQVLDADITRWIDRFSRTFEPLMMAAIGVVVGAVVVLLYIPIFDLAGSLG; from the coding sequence GTGAAGTTCGAAGTGCGAGCGCTCCATGGCGATGCCATGGTGAGCGTGATCATTGACGCGGTTTCCGAACGCGAAGCTCGGCAGCAAGCGCAACAGCAAAGGCTCAAGCCGGTCAGCGTGCGACGCATCGCTGCTGCGGCGGGGCCGCTGGCGGGCAGGCGGCACGACTTTTCGCTGCTGCTGTTCAGCCAGGAACTGCTGACGCTGCTGGAGGCCGGCCTGAGCGTCTTCGAAGCGCTGGAGACGCTGCACGAAAAAGAGAAGCGTCCGTTCTCGCGCAGCGTCCTGGCCAGCGTGCTGGCACGACTGTCGGAGGGCAAGCCGCTCTCCACGGCATTCGGCGAGATGCCGGAGCTGTTCCCCGCGCTCTACACCAGCATCATCCGCACGGCGGAGCGCACCAGCAATCTGCCGCAGTCTTTGTCGCGCTATGTCGAATATCAAACGCGGCTGGACGGCGTGCGCGCCAAGATCGCCAGCGCTTCGATCTACCCCATGGTGCTCGCCGTTGTCGGAGCGGCCGTGATGCTCTTCCTGCTCGGCTATGTCGTGCCGCGCTTCGCGGTGGTGTACCAGGGCACCGGCCGCGAACTGCCGGCGCTCTCCGCCCTGCTGCTGGCATGGGGCACCTGGGTGGGGCAGCACCAGGCCATTGCGCTGGCCTGCTTTGTCGGGGGCGGCGCGGGCCTCGGCGCCGCAGTGCGCTCACTGCGCCGCGGCGGCGCATTCCTGCGCTGGTGCGCACGGTTGCCCGGCATGCGCGAGCGCATCCACGCGTATCAGCTGGCGCGCTTCTACCTCACGCTCGGCATGCTGCTGGAGGGCGGCATGCCGATCGTTGCCGCGATGGAACTCGTCAAGGCACTGCTGCCGCCGGAGCTTCGATCGGCAGCCTCGCGCAGCACCGCCCGGATCGCTCGCGGAGAGAGCCTCTCTTCCGCGATGGAACAGGAAGCGCTGTCCACGTCCGTCGTCTCCCGCATGCTTCGGGTCGGCGAACAATCGGGTCGCATGGGCGAAATGATGATACGCGCGGCCCAGGTACTCGATGCCGATATCACGCGGTGGATCGATCGATTCTCGCGCACCTTCGAACCGCTGATGATGGCGGCCATCGGTGTGGTGGTCGGCGCAGTCGTGGTGCTGCTCTACATTCCGATCTTCGACCTGGCAGGGAGCCTGGGATGA
- the gspG gene encoding type II secretion system major pseudopilin GspG — protein sequence MAFAALRTPRVHATRGFTLLELLVVVAIIGLLAAYVGPRYFAQIGKSEIATTKAQIEAFSKALDTYRLDTGHFPTNEQGLGALLSRPSGEGRWNGPYLQKAIPLDPWGKPYTYRTPAEGKDYEIRSFGKDGLPGGSGDNADITN from the coding sequence ATGGCGTTCGCAGCCTTGCGCACGCCGCGCGTTCACGCCACGCGCGGCTTTACCTTGCTTGAATTGCTGGTGGTGGTGGCCATCATCGGCCTGCTCGCGGCCTATGTCGGGCCGCGATATTTCGCACAGATCGGCAAATCGGAAATCGCCACCACCAAGGCACAGATCGAGGCCTTCAGCAAAGCGCTGGACACGTATCGACTGGATACCGGCCACTTCCCCACCAATGAACAGGGACTCGGCGCGCTGTTGTCGCGACCGTCGGGAGAGGGCCGATGGAATGGTCCGTATCTGCAAAAGGCGATTCCGCTCGACCCGTGGGGCAAGCCGTACACCTACCGCACGCCGGCGGAAGGCAAGGACTACGAGATCCGCTCCTTCGGTAAGGACGGGCTGCCGGGCGGCAGCGGCGACAACGCCGATATCACCAACTGA
- a CDS encoding RHS repeat-associated core domain-containing protein yields the protein MLLSSSRLAERPLARVVASLFVLGVFGAATPSLAAATQPTNVSWLETQIRTAKLFEEPLVATGPSSAEEQQALWQALEQYRASGSAEHIAPLQAFLDAHPDSPWNLALRTNLGLTYYQLGYFSRAIDAWESAWRKSRALSQPQAKRLADRALGELLRMHARLGHADRVEALLKESKDRPLQGPATEAVAGAREGLWMMRNDHGVAYLCGPMALKSILQAQGADPARIAALDAVRSGPHGITLETVGELARRVQLPYTIARRAPGTPIPLPAVVHWKVNHYAAIIGEEGGRYHLKDPTFGRDLWISKDALESETSNYFVIPEQAAKQPGWSQVALADAEQIVGMGATTAVDNARTTPADPKACDCEAQGQEASSAGDANSGMANVGMPRYNVHAMLVSLNLVDTPVGYSPPKGPAVGFTLTYNQRDANQPANFTYANLGPKWTFNWLSFIQDDPGSPGSNVMRYVAGGGAVFPSGYNGSAFSPDAQDQSLLVRTSATSYERRLKDGSREIYAQPDGATFYPRRVFLTQIVDRQGNAVTLSYDSQQRLTAITDATGKRTTLTYGNASNNTLITQITDPFGRTARLGYDTSGRLSDITDAIGMKSSFSYDAGTFINAMTTPYGTTKFAYGENGVQRWINITNPQGATERVEYRHQAPGISYTEPQTPGGMSVFNTFINYRNTFYWNADAYAQAPDDYTKARITHWLHTNNINMTAGVIESTKQPLENRVWYTYANQPFPAGIGSTEQPLAAARVLDDGSTQLIRYSYNAQGSVTSQTDAAGRQTLYEYAGNGIDALRVKQVNGGSADLLAEYTYNDQHEPLTYRDAAGQLTTYTYNTAGQKTSETNALGQTVRWEYDANGFLQRVVNANGKPAASYAYDAIGRVASQTDSEGRTVKYQYDALNRLTLTQYPDGTTRRQTWDKLDLVSTTDRLGRVTRYTYDSARHLMQVTDPLGRRIQYGYYPNGKLKTLTDAAGNVTTWQRDIQGRVIGKTYADGKGDTLAYEATTSRLKRITDALGQSKTFSYTMDDRVAALDYSGATNPTASVSYRYDSAYPRISSVTDGAGSHNYSYNAAGSLGANQLSEETVPGQSDTLRTQYDALGRATERRIGSLSETWSYDPLGRKIGHGTPLGQFSYAYLGETGQTSSQQLEGSSLRTAYRYEDNRNDRRLKAIDNTGAMKGGWAGGFGERDQDQDALAGSLHMQGGRMPMGDGWHDGGRWNEGDRWHEGGRHGDYGHHERAPWPPFGHGHGHGGAMGARASSFFYETDAENRIVSMLEAGREGPKPHWYRYDAADRLLADDSRSWNDRRYSYDAADNRTGAFSRQAKQTIVANALNQMQTVNGQPTQYDVAGNLLEDEARQYDWDAEHRLIRIRYKAQAGKETRFGYDGLGRRTVITEVDGTGTTETHYIWCGEVICQKRDANGQLLRAYYPEGEYGPEIGKRVAKADAGIEADEDGDERYGRDQDAGKSDQPAETTGSLIYARNHLGSVTDTLTLNGRAVTHTEYGPYGELVKSQGRAEYRADFGYAGMQYHAASGMYLTLFRAYDPGTGRWVSRDPIGERGGINLYAYVGGQPTRYADPNGLCIEDLCIGEAIVVGRVAYQGYRAYRTYQAATRIADAIKAAKSNDDDVGGQCTMKNSQKGDGDGGMPGNNQDQNKQAKDAARAAKLDSSQQRELHDAISGQGYNYQQILEIAREIASGMY from the coding sequence ATGTTGTTGTCTTCGAGCCGGCTCGCAGAGCGGCCGTTGGCGCGCGTCGTCGCGTCTTTGTTTGTCCTGGGTGTGTTTGGGGCGGCCACGCCGTCATTGGCTGCCGCCACCCAGCCCACCAATGTCTCCTGGCTGGAGACGCAGATCCGGACAGCCAAGCTGTTCGAAGAGCCCCTGGTCGCCACGGGGCCCAGCAGCGCGGAAGAGCAGCAGGCGCTCTGGCAAGCCCTGGAGCAATACCGCGCCAGCGGCAGCGCCGAGCATATCGCGCCGCTGCAAGCCTTTCTGGACGCCCACCCCGACAGCCCATGGAACCTGGCGCTGCGCACCAACCTGGGCCTGACGTATTACCAGCTGGGCTACTTCTCGCGCGCCATTGATGCGTGGGAATCGGCGTGGCGCAAATCGCGCGCGCTGTCACAACCGCAGGCCAAGCGCCTGGCCGACCGCGCCCTGGGCGAACTGCTGCGCATGCATGCCCGGCTGGGCCATGCCGACCGGGTGGAGGCGCTGCTCAAGGAATCCAAGGATCGTCCGCTGCAAGGGCCCGCCACCGAAGCCGTGGCCGGCGCGCGCGAAGGTTTGTGGATGATGCGCAACGACCATGGCGTGGCCTATCTGTGCGGTCCGATGGCGCTCAAGAGCATCCTGCAGGCGCAGGGTGCGGACCCGGCGCGTATCGCTGCGCTGGACGCCGTGCGCTCGGGCCCGCATGGCATCACGCTGGAGACGGTCGGTGAACTGGCGCGGCGGGTCCAGCTGCCGTACACCATCGCACGCCGCGCACCGGGCACGCCGATTCCGCTGCCGGCCGTGGTGCACTGGAAGGTCAACCACTACGCCGCGATCATCGGCGAGGAAGGCGGGCGCTATCACCTCAAGGACCCGACCTTCGGCCGCGACCTTTGGATCAGCAAGGACGCACTGGAGTCGGAGACCAGCAACTACTTCGTCATCCCCGAGCAGGCGGCCAAGCAGCCCGGCTGGAGCCAGGTCGCCCTGGCCGACGCCGAGCAGATCGTCGGCATGGGGGCGACCACCGCGGTGGACAACGCCCGCACCACGCCCGCCGATCCCAAGGCGTGCGACTGCGAAGCCCAGGGCCAGGAAGCCTCCAGCGCCGGCGATGCCAACTCAGGCATGGCGAACGTCGGCATGCCGCGCTACAACGTGCACGCGATGCTGGTCAGCCTGAACCTGGTCGACACGCCGGTTGGCTACAGCCCACCCAAGGGCCCGGCGGTTGGGTTCACGCTGACCTACAACCAGCGCGACGCCAACCAGCCCGCCAACTTCACCTACGCCAACCTCGGTCCGAAGTGGACCTTCAACTGGCTCTCGTTCATCCAGGATGACCCGGGCAGCCCCGGCTCCAACGTCATGCGCTACGTCGCGGGCGGCGGCGCCGTGTTCCCGAGCGGCTACAACGGCAGTGCCTTCAGCCCGGATGCGCAGGACCAGTCCCTGCTGGTGCGCACCTCCGCCACCAGCTATGAGCGCCGCCTGAAAGACGGCAGCCGGGAAATCTATGCCCAGCCCGATGGCGCGACGTTCTACCCGCGCCGGGTGTTCCTCACGCAGATCGTCGATCGGCAAGGCAACGCCGTCACGCTCAGCTACGACAGCCAGCAGCGCCTGACGGCCATCACCGACGCCACCGGCAAGCGCACCACGCTCACCTACGGCAACGCGAGCAACAACACGCTGATCACGCAGATCACCGATCCGTTCGGGCGCACCGCGCGTCTCGGCTACGACACCAGCGGCCGGTTGAGCGACATCACCGACGCGATCGGCATGAAGTCCAGCTTCAGTTACGACGCGGGCACCTTCATCAACGCAATGACCACGCCGTACGGCACGACGAAGTTCGCCTACGGCGAGAACGGTGTGCAGCGCTGGATCAACATCACCAACCCGCAAGGCGCGACCGAGCGGGTGGAGTACCGGCACCAGGCCCCGGGCATTTCCTACACGGAACCGCAGACGCCGGGTGGGATGAGCGTGTTCAACACGTTCATCAACTACCGGAATACGTTCTACTGGAATGCCGATGCCTACGCGCAGGCGCCGGACGACTACACCAAGGCGCGCATCACGCACTGGCTGCACACCAACAACATCAACATGACGGCGGGTGTGATCGAGAGCACCAAGCAGCCGCTGGAAAACCGGGTCTGGTACACCTACGCCAATCAGCCGTTTCCGGCGGGTATCGGCTCCACCGAGCAGCCGCTGGCCGCCGCGCGCGTGCTGGACGACGGCAGCACGCAGTTGATCCGCTACAGCTACAACGCGCAGGGCAGCGTCACCAGCCAGACCGATGCAGCCGGGCGGCAGACGTTGTACGAATACGCCGGCAACGGTATCGACGCGCTGCGCGTCAAGCAGGTCAACGGCGGGAGCGCGGACCTGCTGGCCGAGTACACCTACAACGACCAGCACGAGCCGCTGACGTACCGCGATGCCGCCGGCCAGCTGACCACCTACACCTACAACACCGCCGGCCAGAAGACGAGCGAGACCAACGCGCTGGGCCAGACCGTGCGCTGGGAGTACGACGCCAATGGCTTCCTGCAGCGCGTGGTCAACGCCAACGGCAAGCCCGCCGCGAGCTACGCCTATGACGCCATCGGCCGCGTGGCCAGCCAGACCGATTCGGAAGGCCGCACCGTCAAGTACCAGTACGACGCGCTGAACCGCCTGACGCTGACCCAGTACCCCGACGGCACCACGCGCCGCCAGACCTGGGACAAGCTGGACCTGGTCAGCACGACGGACCGCCTGGGCCGCGTCACGCGCTACACCTATGACAGCGCGCGCCACCTGATGCAGGTGACGGACCCGCTGGGCCGCCGCATCCAGTACGGCTACTACCCGAACGGCAAGCTGAAGACGCTGACCGACGCCGCCGGCAACGTGACCACGTGGCAGCGCGACATCCAGGGCCGCGTGATCGGCAAGACGTACGCGGACGGCAAGGGCGACACGCTGGCCTATGAGGCCACCACCAGCCGCCTGAAGCGCATCACCGACGCGCTGGGCCAGAGCAAGACGTTCAGCTACACGATGGACGACCGCGTGGCGGCGCTGGACTACAGCGGCGCGACGAATCCGACCGCGAGCGTGAGCTATCGCTACGACAGCGCATACCCGCGCATCAGCAGCGTCACGGATGGCGCAGGCAGCCACAACTACAGCTACAACGCGGCGGGCAGCCTGGGCGCCAACCAACTCTCGGAAGAGACGGTTCCCGGCCAGAGTGACACGCTGCGCACCCAGTACGACGCACTGGGCCGCGCAACCGAGCGCCGCATCGGCAGCCTGAGCGAGACGTGGAGCTACGACCCGCTGGGCCGGAAGATCGGCCACGGCACGCCGCTGGGCCAGTTCAGCTATGCCTACCTGGGTGAGACCGGTCAGACGAGCAGCCAGCAGCTGGAAGGCAGCAGCCTGCGCACGGCCTACCGCTACGAAGACAACCGCAACGACCGCCGGCTGAAAGCCATCGACAACACTGGCGCGATGAAGGGCGGCTGGGCGGGCGGCTTCGGCGAGCGGGATCAGGACCAGGACGCGCTGGCCGGCAGCCTGCACATGCAAGGCGGCCGCATGCCCATGGGCGACGGCTGGCATGACGGCGGGCGCTGGAACGAAGGGGATCGCTGGCACGAAGGCGGCCGCCATGGCGACTACGGTCACCACGAGCGCGCCCCATGGCCACCGTTCGGCCACGGCCACGGCCACGGCGGCGCGATGGGCGCCCGGGCCAGCAGCTTCTTCTACGAGACGGACGCGGAGAACCGCATCGTGTCGATGCTGGAAGCCGGCCGCGAAGGTCCGAAGCCGCACTGGTACCGCTACGACGCAGCAGACCGCCTGCTGGCCGACGACAGCCGCAGCTGGAACGACCGGCGCTACAGCTATGACGCAGCGGACAACCGCACCGGTGCGTTCAGCCGCCAGGCCAAGCAGACGATCGTGGCGAACGCGCTGAACCAGATGCAGACGGTGAACGGCCAGCCGACGCAATACGACGTGGCCGGCAACCTGCTGGAAGACGAAGCACGCCAGTACGACTGGGACGCCGAGCACCGGCTGATCCGCATCCGCTACAAGGCGCAAGCGGGCAAGGAAACGCGCTTCGGCTACGACGGCCTGGGCCGCCGGACGGTGATCACGGAGGTGGACGGCACGGGCACGACCGAGACGCACTACATCTGGTGCGGCGAGGTGATCTGCCAGAAGCGTGATGCGAACGGCCAACTGCTGCGCGCGTATTACCCGGAAGGGGAATACGGCCCGGAGATCGGCAAGCGTGTGGCGAAGGCGGATGCGGGGATCGAGGCCGATGAGGATGGCGACGAGCGCTATGGTCGCGACCAGGACGCCGGTAAGTCAGACCAACCGGCCGAGACCACTGGCAGCCTGATCTATGCCCGTAATCACCTGGGCAGCGTGACGGATACGCTGACGCTGAATGGCCGTGCGGTGACGCACACTGAGTATGGTCCGTATGGTGAACTGGTCAAGAGCCAGGGCCGGGCGGAGTATCGCGCCGACTTTGGCTATGCGGGGATGCAGTATCACGCGGCGAGTGGGATGTATCTGACGCTGTTCCGGGCCTATGATCCGGGTACTGGGCGGTGGGTGTCGCGGGATCCGATTGGGGAGCGTGGGGGGATTAATCTGTACGCATATGTGGGTGGGCAGCCAACTCGATACGCCGACCCCAACGGTTTATGCATCGAAGACCTTTGCATCGGTGAGGCAATTGTCGTTGGTCGAGTTGCCTATCAAGGATATAGAGCCTATCGGACGTATCAAGCTGCAACTAGGATTGCGGATGCTATTAAGGCGGCCAAATCAAACGATGATGATGTTGGTGGCCAGTGCACAATGAAGAATTCCCAAAAGGGGGATGGTGATGGGGGCATGCCAGGAAATAATCAAGATCAAAACAAGCAGGCCAAAGACGCTGCCAGGGCAGCTAAACTTGACTCATCTCAGCAAAGAGAGCTCCATGATGCAATAAGTGGGCAAGGTTACAATTATCAGCAGATTTTGGAGATTGCCAGGGAGATCGCAAGTGGCATGTACTAA
- a CDS encoding RHS repeat-associated core domain-containing protein, translating to MGSRASSFFYETDAENRIVSMLEAGREGPKPHWYRYDAADRLLADDSRSWNDRRYSYDAADNRTGAFSRQAKQTIVANALNQMQTVNGQPTQYDVAGNLLEDEARQYDWDAEHRLIRIRYKAQAGKETRFGYDGLGRRTVITEVDGTGTTETHYIWCGEVICQKRDANGQLLRAYYPEGEYGPEIGKRVAKADAGTEADEDGDERYGRDRDGDDGKSDQPAETTGSLIYARNHLGSVTDTLTPNGRAVTHSEYGPYGELVKSQGRAEYRADFGYAGMQYHAASGMYLTLFRAYDSGTGRWVSRDPIGERGGFNLYGYVSANPISYNDPKGLWVNIVGGAAIGALGNLGYQLWNNGGRFECVDWGDVGTWAMLGGLSGVLVPEGLMARGGMQTVTRWGPSGNWVMTGGSSWRNWLLAGGPELGYPMSSAVTTQLPASSLAWPAGWEVIKGVIGQRVIVGGAAIGGASAANAATGADNSCGCKK from the coding sequence ATGGGTTCTCGGGCCAGCAGCTTCTTCTACGAGACGGACGCGGAGAACCGCATCGTGTCGATGCTGGAAGCCGGCCGGGAAGGTCCGAAGCCGCACTGGTACCGCTACGACGCGGCAGACCGGCTGCTGGCCGACGACAGCCGCAGCTGGAACGACCGGCGCTACAGCTATGACGCAGCAGACAACCGCACCGGTGCGTTCAGCCGCCAGGCCAAGCAGACGATCGTGGCGAACGCGCTGAACCAGATGCAGACGGTGAACGGCCAGCCGACGCAGTACGACGTGGCCGGCAACCTGCTGGAAGACGAAGCACGCCAGTACGACTGGGACGCCGAGCACCGGCTGATCCGCATCCGCTACAAGGCACAGGCGGGCAAGGAAACGCGCTTCGGCTACGACGGCCTGGGCCGCCGGACGGTGATCACGGAAGTGGATGGCACGGGCACGACCGAGACGCACTACATCTGGTGCGGCGAGGTGATCTGCCAGAAGCGTGATGCGAATGGCCAACTGCTGCGCGCGTATTACCCGGAAGGCGAGTACGGCCCCGAGATCGGCAAGCGCGTGGCGAAGGCGGATGCGGGGACTGAGGCCGATGAGGATGGCGACGAGCGCTATGGCCGCGACCGGGATGGGGATGATGGCAAGTCAGACCAGCCGGCCGAGACCACTGGCAGCCTGATCTACGCCCGTAACCACCTGGGCAGCGTGACGGATACGCTGACGCCGAATGGCCGTGCGGTGACGCACTCCGAGTACGGTCCGTATGGTGAACTGGTTAAGAGCCAGGGCCGGGCGGAGTATCGCGCCGACTTTGGCTATGCGGGGATGCAGTATCACGCGGCGAGTGGGATGTATCTGACGCTGTTCCGGGCCTATGATTCGGGTACTGGGCGGTGGGTGTCGCGGGATCCGATTGGGGAGCGGGGTGGCTTCAATCTGTACGGCTATGTCAGCGCTAACCCGATCTCGTATAACGATCCGAAAGGCCTGTGGGTGAATATTGTTGGTGGTGCGGCAATAGGCGCTCTCGGCAATTTGGGTTATCAGCTATGGAACAACGGCGGTAGGTTCGAGTGCGTTGATTGGGGCGACGTCGGCACATGGGCAATGCTTGGTGGCCTTTCCGGTGTATTGGTTCCGGAAGGACTGATGGCTCGCGGGGGGATGCAAACCGTAACGCGCTGGGGGCCGTCTGGTAATTGGGTTATGACTGGAGGAAGCTCATGGCGTAACTGGCTTCTTGCAGGAGGCCCTGAGCTCGGTTATCCCATGTCAAGCGCTGTGACAACGCAACTGCCCGCCAGCTCGCTCGCATGGCCTGCTGGTTGGGAAGTTATCAAAGGCGTGATTGGGCAACGTGTCATCGTGGGTGGCGCTGCTATTGGTGGGGCTAGCGCTGCAAATGCAGCAACCGGGGCGGATAATTCTTGTGGGTGCAAGAAATGA
- a CDS encoding RHS repeat-associated core domain-containing protein → MKGGWAGGFGERAQDQDALAGSLHMQGGRMPMGGDGWHDGGRWNEGDRGHEGGRWNEGDRWHEGGRHGDYGHHERAPWPPFGHGHGHGGAMGARASSFFYETDAENRIVSMLEAGREGPKPHWYRYDAADRLLADDSRSWNDRRYSYDAADNRTGAFSRQAKQTIVANALNQMQTVNGQPTQYDVAGNLLEDEARQYDWDAEHRLIRIRYKAQAGKETRFGYDGLGRRTVITEVDGTGTTETHYIWCGEVICQKRDANGQLLRAYYPEGEYGPEIGKRVVKADAGIEADEDGDERYGRDRDGDDGKSDQPAETTGSLIYARNHLGSVTDTLTPNGRAVTHTEYGPYGELVKSQGRAEYRADFGYAGMQYHAASGMYLTLFRAYDSGTGRWVSRDPIGERGGFNLYGYVGGSPLNAIDPFGLSVLGNVGAVVGRWGGGVAGAAVGEAIVPTGGGIIGGMIGGRVGSTAGRVAGEWLNDIILSRINYDDLDDDDYADHAVGGRCKGKRGSGGGSPGNNQAQNKQAADAAKAAGGLNEQQLDTLHDAISKRGYGWSEVVDIARQIKNGTW, encoded by the coding sequence ATGAAGGGCGGCTGGGCGGGCGGCTTCGGCGAGCGGGCTCAGGACCAGGACGCGCTGGCCGGCAGCCTGCACATGCAAGGCGGCCGCATGCCCATGGGTGGCGACGGCTGGCATGACGGCGGGCGCTGGAACGAAGGAGACCGCGGGCACGAAGGCGGGCGTTGGAACGAAGGGGATCGCTGGCACGAAGGCGGCCGCCATGGCGACTACGGTCACCACGAGCGCGCCCCATGGCCACCGTTCGGCCACGGCCACGGCCACGGCGGCGCGATGGGCGCTCGGGCCAGCAGCTTCTTCTACGAGACGGACGCGGAGAACCGCATCGTGTCGATGCTGGAAGCCGGCCGTGAAGGTCCGAAGCCGCACTGGTACCGCTACGACGCGGCCGACCGCCTGCTGGCCGACGACAGCCGCAGCTGGAACGACCGGCGCTACAGCTACGACGCAGCGGACAACCGCACCGGTGCGTTCAGCCGCCAGGCCAAGCAGACGATCGTGGCGAACGCGCTGAACCAGATGCAGACGGTGAACGGCCAGCCGACGCAGTACGACGTGGCCGGCAACCTGCTGGAAGACGAAGCACGCCAGTACGACTGGGATGCCGAACACCGGCTGATCCGCATCCGCTACAAGGCGCAAGCGGGCAAGGAAACGCGCTTCGGCTACGACGGCCTGGGCCGCCGGACGGTGATCACGGAGGTGGATGGCACGGGCACGACCGAGACGCACTACATCTGGTGCGGCGAGGTGATCTGCCAGAAGCGTGATGCGAATGGCCAACTGCTGCGCGCGTATTACCCGGAAGGCGAGTACGGCCCGGAGATCGGCAAGCGTGTGGTGAAGGCGGATGCGGGGATCGAAGCCGATGAGGATGGCGACGAGCGCTATGGCCGCGACCGGGATGGGGATGATGGCAAGTCAGACCAGCCGGCCGAGACCACTGGCAGCCTGATCTACGCCCGTAACCATCTGGGTAGCGTGACGGATACGCTGACGCCGAATGGCCGTGCGGTGACGCATACCGAGTATGGTCCGTATGGTGAACTGGTCAAGAGCCAGGGGCGGGCGGAGTATCGCGCTGACTTTGGCTATGCGGGGATGCAGTATCACGCGGCGAGTGGGATGTATCTGACGTTGTTCCGGGCCTATGATTCGGGCACGGGGCGGTGGGTGTCGCGGGATCCGATTGGGGAGCGTGGCGGCTTTAATCTATATGGCTATGTGGGCGGTAGCCCGCTGAATGCTATTGATCCTTTTGGGTTGAGCGTACTCGGCAATGTTGGTGCTGTTGTTGGGCGTTGGGGGGGCGGGGTAGCAGGCGCTGCTGTTGGGGAAGCAATAGTCCCGACGGGTGGCGGAATTATTGGTGGGATGATTGGCGGTCGAGTTGGATCAACTGCTGGTAGAGTCGCGGGCGAATGGCTGAATGACATCATCTTGAGTCGGATTAACTATGATGACTTGGATGATGATGACTACGCTGACCATGCAGTAGGTGGGCGATGCAAGGGAAAGCGAGGCTCCGGGGGAGGCTCGCCCGGAAACAACCAGGCTCAGAATAAGCAGGCAGCTGATGCTGCGAAAGCTGCCGGGGGGCTAAACGAACAACAGTTGGACACCTTGCACGATGCAATTAGTAAGCGGGGATATGGCTGGAGTGAGGTGGTTGATATTGCTCGGCAAATTAAAAATGGAACTTGGTGA